A segment of the Capnocytophaga sp. ARDL2 genome:
TTCCTCTAGCAAAACAGAATAGGTAAATATATTGGGCAAAGAAAGTGGTACGATAACATCAACAAAATAACTCATAAAATCTTTTATTTAATCCTTCTCCTTAAAAACTCTAAAACTAATGCAATAAGCATCGTTAATAGTGTTCCAAAAATTACTAACCATAAATAACTGATAACATTTAGACAAAACAAAACGATCACCGCTATTTGTGCAAATAATCCAGCATAAAACACTGAAAACGCTTGACAATATTTAACAAAAAATCCGATGAGAAACACTCCTAAAATAGATCCATAAAAAATAGAACCAATGATGTTTACCAACTGAATCAAATTTTCAAAATAATTGATTATACTTGCTGCCAAAATAGACAAACCTCCCCAAATCAATACAGAGAGTCTGGTCATTTTCAAATAGTGTTTTTTACTCTTGTTGGGTACATACGACTTGTACAAATCCAATGAAGAGGTATATGCCAAAGCATACACCCCTGCCGATGCCGACGACAACGCTGCACTAAAAACAATCGCTAATAACAAACCTACCAAACCTATTGGTAAGTAATTGATTACATAGTATATAAACACAAAATCTTTATCATTAGTTTCTGCTTGATGGTCAACAGTCTTAATTATTTTTTTAGCTTCTTCGCGTATATGTTTTTCTTCGTTATGTAGCATTTTCAACTTCATTTCCAGCATCGGATTATTAAATCCCTGATTGAGCTGTCCAGAATAAATAGTTGCAATTTCTTTTTTTTCATCTTGCAAATAACTCAATTGCATCTGCATATATTGATATTCATTTTGCAAAGGACTATTCAATACTTTTTGTGTATTTACAGGATTGAAATGTAAGGGAGCTTTTTCATAATGAAAAAAGATAAAAATCATAACACCTGTCAACAATATAAAAAACTGTACAGGTATTTTAAACAATCCATTGATAACTAAGCCTTTTTGTATATGTCCTAAGGATTTTCCAGAAAGATATCTACCTACCTGTGATTGATCAGTTCCAAAATATGCCAACATCATAAAAAATCCTCCTAATATCCCATTCCAAAGCGTATATCTTTCAGTAAAACTAAATGAAAAATCTAATAGGTTCAGCTTTCCTTCTACATTTGCCAATGCCAATGCATTGTTGAAATCTGTTTCATCAGACAAATTGAATACTATGTAAAAAAAGATGACAACCAACCCTAAAAACATAACAAAGGCTTGTTGCTTTTGCGTAATATTCAGTGCTTTAGTACCTCCGAAAAAAGTATAAACAGTGATAGCAACACCAATACATAACACCAATAATGAAAAATTCCATCCCAAGGTTGCGTGCAAAATTATTGCAGGTGCATAAATGGTAACTCCTGTTCCTATGCTTCGTTGAATGAGAAATCCAAGTGATGCAAGTGTACGAGTTTTTTTATCAAATCTTTTTTCAAGGTATTCATAAGCCGTATATACTTTCAATTTATGATAAACTGGCACAAAAAATACACAAATCACAATCACAGCCAGAGGCAAACCAAAATAAAACTGAATAAACCCCATTCCATCGTGATACGCCTGACCCGGTGTGGATAAAAATGTAATCGCACTCGCCTGAGTAGCCATGACAGACATTCCAATGGTAAACCAATCGGTTTGTCTATCGCCCATAACATAATCATTTATGGATTGATTTCTTAATGACTTTACTGTACCATAAATTATGGTAAAAAGTAAAGTAATCAACAAAATACTCCAGTCTATAATACTCATCTTTCCTTATTAATTATAAAATTGCATTAATAAATAAAAAAACATAATATATGCAAAATTGACTATAAAAATCAATGTATATGAATTTCTCCAACGTATTTTTTCAGGTGTTTTTTTTGTTGACATAACTTAAACGTTTTTTTGCAAAAATAAAGATTTTGAGGTTGATATAAAATAAAAAGTAGGACTGCTGTCCTACTCTTCTTTAACTTCTACAGATTTTTGCAAAAACAAATTGTTGGGATAGCAAATTCGCTCGCCATTATCTGTGATTAATATCGTGTGAAAAGTTTTGATGTCATCGATAATTGCTTCAAAGGGAAAATCTTTGTCATGTATCAATATTCTGTCTCCAATTTTATAGGGAAACGAAAAAAACATAATGATTCCTGCTGTAAAATTACTCAATACAGACCATTGTGCAAACAAGGCTACTCCCACAAAAGCAATAATCGAACTCAAAAAAGTAAATGCTTTCAAGGGCTCAATACCCCATACCAACAAAACCGCAGTTGAGGCAAAAAACATCACCATTCCATTGATATACTTAAAAATCATCTTACTGCGTTTGTCTGTACGATGATAAGAAGTAGCAAATTTGTCAATAATTTTCTTTGTCAAAAATCGGATGATGTAATAAATTACAATCACTATCGCCGTGATGATGAATTGTTCTGTATGTTTTATAAAAAATTCTTTCATTTATCCCAATTTATCAAATGTTTGTATAATTTTTCCATCGGCATTCCTACTACATTGGTATAACTCCCATTAATTTTTTCGATTCCAATCAATCCTATCCATTCTTGGATACCGTATGCTCCTGCTTTGTCAAACGGACGATAAGTTTCAATATAGTATCGAATATCTTCATCTGTCAATTGGCTAAACGACACTTCTGTACTTTCGTGAAATACTACGATTTTTTCCTTAGATTTCATACAAACCGAACTCACCACACTGTGTGTTTTGCCAGACATAGATGAAATAATCTCAAAAGCCTCATCGGCATTTTTTGGTTTTCCCAAGGCTTTGCCATCGTGCCAAACAATGGTATCACAAGTAATAATCACATCGTTTTCATTAGTAAAATCGGCATGTTCGGCTTTCAACTGACATAAAAAATCGGTGATTTCTTCTTTTTGTAAATGAGAAGGATAGTTTTCCTCTATATCTATTTTTACCAATTGAAAATCCACCCCCAAATCACGCAAAAACTGCTGTCTTCGTGGAGATTGAGACGCCAATTTCACTGTATATTTTTGATTAATTTCTTTTAGCTTCATAAAGATATTACCATTTTCCTTGCACTTTCATCACTTGTTCTATCACATCACGAACAGCACCTTTTCCACCTTCTTTGTGCGAAATATACTGAGCCACCGCTTTTACTTCGGCTACGGCATCTTGCGGACATGAAGGCAACGCACACTCGTTCATTGGCTCGATATCTGGAATATCGTCGCCCATATACAGCATTTCGTCAAAAGAAATCTTGTATTTTTCAGCTATTTCGTTCAAAACCTTGATTTTGTCTTTAACGCCAAGATGTACTTCTTGCACCCCCAATTTATTTAAGCGTACACGCACACCCTCGTTGGTTCCACCCGAAATAATCACAACGGTATATCCTTTATCGATCGCCGTTTTTATTGCAAAACCGTCTTTGATATTCATCGAGCGCAACAACTGTCCTTCTTCTGTAACCAAAATACTGCCGTCGGTCAATACGCCATCGACATCAAATATAAAAGTGGAAATATTATTTAGTGTATGTTTATAACTCATGTGTTTGAATAATAGAATTTGTCAATAGTTTATATATTTCTTTATACGATTCGTTTTCAATCGTTTGTAAATGTTTTTCTATCACTGTCAAATCTTTTCTCACCGCAGGACCAGTCTGTGCTTGTTTGGGTGAAAGATATTGTATTTTATCTACCGTTTCCTTGATTAGAGGATGTAAAAACTGAAAAGGAATTTGGTTTTTAGAAGCAATATCTTCGCTAATCGTCCACAAATGATTGACAAAATTACAAGCAAAAACAGCGGTTATATGCAGTTGCTTTCTTTGTTGAGAATTGAGAAAACAATACGACGAACTAATCGATTTTGTAAAATGTTCGATAATCTGTCTATCTCTTTCATATTCAACTTCTAAAAAAAAAGAAATTTCTGCGTAATTTATTGTTTTTTCCTTTGAAAATGTCTGCAAAGGATACCAAACCCCTTTCCTATTTTTTGAAGATAAAATTTCCATAGGTTGAGAACCCGAAGTATGCACAACCAACGAATCTTTGTAGGGCAATTGTGTTGAAATCTCAGCAATTGCATCGTCTTTTACAGAGATAATCGTAAGATCTGCAAAAGGCATTTCATCTAATGAAAGAACATTTTCAAAAGGCAAATTTTCCTGTTCAATCGGTGTTCGAGTATAAACCGCTTGTAATTGAAAATCCGTGAGATGTGAAAACATATTTGCAATATGTTGTCCAACATTTCCATAGCCAACAAGATTGATTGTTTTCATATTAATCGAGTTGAATAGTTTCTTTTTGCATATTTACAAAACCTTTTTTTACTGTACCATCTTTGTCGATATAAATGGCACGATTGAGTTTTAATATCACCCAATCTTTTTTCAATTCGTTAAAATGTTTTGCCTGAATGTAACGAAAATCTTTTTGGAAAATCCCTTTGTATTTTTGCAATACATTAGGGTCGTTGTCCACATTGATAGCAACTACATCAAGGTTTAGGTGCCTTTTTTTCAACTCTTTGATTCGTTCGGTACTTGTATTCAAATGTCCCAACATATAGCTACTCCAGAAGAAAATGAGTGTAGGTTTTTGGATAGTTGGCAACAGGTAAAACGATTTACCTTCAACCGAGCGAAACTCAAAATCTTTTAGTTTTTCATGATTTTCAAACGACGCAATACATTTGTTGAGATTTTCAATTTCATCGATTTTCAACTGATCTTTTGCGATTGAAAGATAGTGTTTCATAAATTCATTATTTCTTTCCACATTCTGATCTTCCAACATATACATAAAAGCCAAATCACTCAAAATGCGTTCTTTTACCTTTTGATTGTCAATCATCGAATCCACAATTTGCAAACGCAACAATCCTTTTTCCAATGGCTCGGTTACATTTTTTTCGTAGGAAATCGAAGTCATCAACATGGTTAAATAATGGGTAAACGGCAGATAATTTGAAAATTTCTCTTCGTTGAAATTTACTTTTTTCCTAAAGTCGAAATAGTTTTTAGGCAAAGGGTCGTTTTCCAAATGTTTGTACCTTTTACGAATAAAAGAATAGGCTTCCAAACGAGTGAAATATACATAATCTATCAAGGCTTTTGCATATTGATCAAATTCATTATTCCATGAAATTTCACCTTTACGTTTCTGGTATAATTTTTCTTTTTCCAATTTTACAGAATCGACCGATTTCATAAAATTGTTATAATTTTCTTGAAAAATATCTTGATACGAATTGTTATTTTCGAAGGTTATCGCAAATAATTCAAACAAAAAATTGTTTTTTTCGTTGCCTCTACCGTGAAATGAAGTTAGATTATGAAAATCTTGAGCATTTGCATTTAAATAGATGCTATCGTTGTTTTCAAAATAAATGTATTTGATAAAGTTTTCGTATTTCATCACATACATTCCCTCTTGATAATCTGAAAAACATTTGTGAAACTGATTATTTTCGTTTAAAAACAAAGTATCCAGCACACTATCATCCTTTCCAAATAGCAAATATTTGGTTTTTGCATTAGAAATTTTTCCACCGAAATGAAAAGTTTTTTCCTCGCAAGCAGATTTTTTACAAGACGTAAATATGCTGACAATTGCAATAAATAACAATAAAGAATATGTAGAAAAATAGTAGTTTTTCATAAACAAATACAAAATAGATTTCAAGTAAAGGTAAAAAATAATACTATAAAAAAAGTAATAATGAAAAAGATTAACGATATTTTATAGATATTCACAATTTATTATTTAAAAATAGACTTTTTTTTCGTATATTGCATATTATTAAACATTCACATTATATAATTATGAATAGAATCAAAAAATCAATTTTAGGAATAGCTTTAGTAAGCTCGGCAATTGGATTTTCACAAAACAGTAAACCTTTGTCAATGAAAAACATGTTGAAATTAGGTGTAAACGCTGGTTATTCAGTACCGTCTACCAATGCCGGTATGTCAGTGGGAGCAGATATTACTTATCAATATTTAGTAACACCACATTTTGGATTGGGAGTTGCTACAGGACATACGTATTATTTTGGTAAAGAAAACACGGTAAATAATGTAAAGATTGAAAACAACGATTTTGGTATTGTTCCAGTTGCTGCATTGGTACGTTATTATCCTGCAAAGAAAGGTATTTACTTTGGTGCTGATTTAGGATATAGCTTTATTACTGGAAATAAATATGTTGCAGACAATTTTTCAGTAGAAAGACCAACAGGTGGAGCCTACATAAAACCAGAAATTGGCTATCACAACAGAAATTGGAACGTGGCTCTACAATACCAAAAAGTATTTACAGGAAATAGTGGCGAAATTCTTTCTCAAGATTACAACGTAGGTTCTCTTGGGTTGGGTGTGAACTACAATATTCCATTAGGTAAAAAAGTAAAAAAATAATCCAATAAAAATCAATCCGTTAGCACTAAAATAACGGATTGATTTATTTTAATGGATTCATTATCCTAATCGAAATTTTCTTCAACAATTCCTTTCCATCTCTGTTTTTCTTTGGTTGCTCTTTTACATTCCAAATTCCGTTTTCTTCATTCAACAAATACGAAAAAGCAAATTGATGATCTGATTCTTCATTTTTCAACAAACCAAATCTCATATCATTTACAACCAATCCTTGCGATGATTTTTCCACTGTATATTGTCCTTGTGTGATATTTTTCAATTGTTTTTTCAATGGCAAAGAAACTTCTTTTAAATATTCATGATTTTTATCAAACGACAAAAACGGTTCGATGGATTTATCAAAAATATGCACTTGCGTTAAATAAAACTTTTCATCTGTTTCTACTATCACATTCCACAAAATAGTATTCATAGCTGTAGGTTTTGCAACCATAGAAACAACTTTTTGATTTGTAAACTTATCATTTACTTTTATTTCAATATACTTCTGTATCAATAAAGTAGAAATCAAATAAGCCGTACTACTAATTAATCCTATCCTATTATAAGTCTGATTTGTTTTTTTTATAGACATCCACAATCCAAAGGTCAAAGGTAAACTGTATAACGGATCTATTACAAAAATAGAATGCAAACTCAATTTGTCTGCAAACGGCCAAAATAATTGTGTTCCCCAAGTAGTAAATATATCCAACAATGAATGGGTAAACAATATCACAAACAATGAATAGAATAGTGTTTTGAACGATATGTGATGAAAGATTACAATTTTCCGTAAAAAATAAGCAGAAAAAACACTCAAAAGTACAAAAAACACTATGGAATGACTAAACCCTCTGTGAATCATAACTTCTGTCAATGGGTCTGAGTAAAAAACACGAGCAATCCAAACGTCTAAATCGGGAATCGTACCAAACAATGCACCAATCCACAAGCGGTGTTTGCCCATTTGCTTAGGCAAAGTCAAATAGGCGACAGATGCTCCTAAAACTATTTGTGTAAATGAATCCATGGGAATTTTAGTCGATTTTTTTACAAAAGTAATGGGATTTTTTTCAATTTAATTATTTACCTTTCATGAAAATTTTATTATTCAACTCAATAAAAACGAAATTATGATTGATTACAAGCGTTTTAGAAAAAATAGAAATGTCAATATCCAATACGCTCTTTACGATGACGACGACCATGGTTATGCTACAGGTTTGGTGCTTCGTGAACTTTTAAAACCTGAACATACATTTACCGCTGAACAACTTACTGAAAATAATGAAGAAATATGGAGTTGAAAATCTTGACTCAATGACGAAACTATTTTTGAGGCATTGAGAAATAATCAATCACTAGTAAAACCTGAAAAAGAAGTGTATACTTCTTAGTTTACATTAATAAATTATTGATATTCAGTAGATTTGACAGAAGAGCTAAAAGAATGGGAACAAATTCCTTTTTTGTTTCCAAATAAAGAAATTTCTTTAGAAAACCTCAAAAGATTTTCGGATTCGGAATATTTCCCTCTAATGACAAATATCATAGACGATGATAAATTGCAATTGGAATACTGGCGAAACCATATTTTTGTACGCATTCACAAGTCCTTAAACGAAAAACTTTGGGCAGTTTGTTTCTAACAAAATCAAGATTTTGCAGTCGTTGCAGTCAATGAAAGCGAATTTATGATACAATTTCATAGATTAGGTTATGGAGGATGGTACGAGGTAACACCTAAAGGTTTTCCCAAGGCCTATGAGTTCTATCGTCAGCAATGGGAATATTTAATGTGGGAATATTCAAAAATGGTGCATTATAAGGAAGAAATATAACTTTAAATAAATACCAAGCGGTTTTTGAAATTCCTTTGGTAAAAAAATACGCCAGCGAATATGCTTATGAAAATTCTATCTTGTATTTTGGTGATTATTGCATACAAGCTCGACCTGGGACTGAGAAAAAATGCCTACGATTAACAGTCGCAGGAGGTGGAAAATACGATGAAAATAGAGAGTGGCAACCAACATCCTTCCATTTGGAATACGATGAATTATGAAGACAAAATAAAGCTCTTTACCCAAGATGGCAACGGCTATGAATTCCAGCTTATGAGGTGAGTTATAACGATACAAAAATGTATGCCGAAGCTGCGGAACTATTCGATAGGATAGAAATTTGATTTTCTAAATATGCCATAGAAACAGGCTCAGGTAAAATCATTTATCCAGAAAATTTGGACGAAAATGGAGAGGAAATAGAATAAACAATTGCTTTTTCACGTCCATCTAATAAAACAAAAAATATACCTAATTTTAGACAAAAACAATAGTATTCAATTTTTGAAAAACTATAAAAATAAGAATCATTCTGTTGAAAATAAAGACAAAATTGAATATATCATTAAAAAATAAAAACAAACAACTGTTGAAAAGAAATAATTTTCATTGATATAAAAACAAAAAATAATCACCAAAAAACACATTTCATTTCCAATAAATTAGTATTTTTGCATTTACGAAAAAAAAGAAATATCGTAAAAATCACGAGAAGTATATGAAAAAATGGTATGCAATAGTATTGTTTTCAGCGTATTTGGTTGGTTGTAATACCTATCAAAACGCTTTGAAAGTTGATGACTCTATGTATAAAAACGAAGTAGCGGATCAACTGTTTGAACAAAAAAAATATAAAAAAGCCATTAATCTCTATGCTCAAGTGTTTAGCAAAGAAAAATGGGATCAAAAATTGGCTTCTACTTATTACAAATACGGTAAATCTTTGTATTTAGTAGAAAGATATGAGCTGTCAAGTGCTTTTCTTAAAGGATACAACAACAATTTTCCTTTGAGTCCATTTAGAGAAGAAACCATGTATTTAGAGGCAATGTCTGATTATCACTTATCAGACGATTATTCGCAAGACCAATCCAATACAATCGGAGCTATTGCAAAATTTGAAAATTATTTAGCTCAATTTCCCGAAGGTGAAAATGCTGAAAAAGCAACACAAGCAATTAGCGAACTCAAAGGAAAAATAGAGAAAAAAGCCTACGAAGCAGCAAAGTTGTACAACCAAATTGGTGAATACACACGCGATTACAATGCCGCTATTGTCGCTTTGGACAATTTTCTTTTAGATTATCCAGGATCAAAATATAAAGAAGATGCCTTGTTTTACAAATTTGATTCTGGTTACCGTTTGGCAATGAATAGTGTACAACATAAAAAAGAAGAGCGATTGAAAAACGCAATTTCTTTGTATGAATCACTCATTTCATTCAACGAATCTACAAAATACAAGTCGCAAGCTGACGATATGATTAAAAGAGTACAAAACGAATTGAAACAATTTTCTAAATAGTCAACGAAAATGAATTTAAAAAAGAGTAAAGCACCAGTAAACACGGTAACTTACAACAGAGATGCTGTAGAAGAAGCTACAGGAAATATCTACGAAGCAATCACAATTATCGCAAAAAGAGCAAGCCAAATCAACACCGAAATTAAAAAAGAATTGGTGGACAAATTGGACGAATTTGCTACTTACAGCGATAGCTTGGAGGAAATTTTTGAAAATAAAGAGCAAATCGAAGTGTCTAAATACTACGAAAAATTGCCAAAACCTCAAGCATTGGCTGTTGAAGAATGGTTAAACGGCGAAATTGCTTACAGAGAAAACAAAAAACAATAAACTGATTTGAGATGGTTTTAAGCGGTAAAAAAATAGTACTGGGTATAACTGGTGGTATCGCCGCCTATAAAACCCCAATCTTGATTAGACAATTTATAAAAGCAGGTGCAGAAGTCAAAGTAATAATGACTTCTGCAGCTGCTTCTTTTGTTTCTCCTCTCGTGTTGGCTACACTTTCCAAAAACGATGTCATCACTGATTTTACTTCAGAAAACAACGATTGGAACAATCATGTTGAACTCGCTCTTTGGGCTGATGCTATCATTTTTGCTCCACTCACTCTCAACAATTTGGGCAAAATGGCTAATGGCTTGTGCGACGAATTTCTTCAAGCCGTTTACTTTTCTGCCAAATGTCCAGTGTTTTTTGCTCCTGCAATGGATTTGGATATGTACCAACATCCAACTACTGAGCAAAATATCAACTTGCTAAAATCTTTTGGAAATATCGAAATCGAAGCCGAAGAAGGCGAATTAGCCTCTGGATTGATTGGTAAAGGTCGAATGGCAGAACCTGAAACGATTTTTCAATCGGTGGTAGATTTTTTTACTCAAAAACAGACACTTACTGATAAACATTTCCTCATTACCGCTGGTCCAACCTACGAAGCTATAGACCCTGTGCGTTTTGTAGGTAATCATTCTACAGGAAAAATGGGCTATGATTTGGCATTAGAAGCTGCCAATCAAGGTGCAAAAGTTATCTTGGTTTCTGGCCCCTCTTACCTAAAAATCAATCATCCAAATGTGCAATTAATCAAAATTCAATCGGCTCAGCAAATGTTGGAAATATGTGAACAAAATTTCCCAACTACTGATGTATTTATTGCAGCTGCAGCTGTAGCTGATTATCGACCAAAAAATATTGCAACCCAAAAAATTAAGAAAAACAAAGATTCATTTATCATAGAATTAGAAAAAAATCCCGATGTTTTGGCTACCTTAGGCAATAAAAAAACACATCAATTTGTGGTGGGATTTGCCTTGGAAACCGAAAATGAAATCGAAAATGCCAAAGGAAAAATTCAAAGAAAAAATCTAGATCTGATTGTCCTCAATTCGCTCAACGACAAAGGAGCAGGTTTTGGACATCCTACTAATAAGGTAACTTTTATCGATAGGAAAATGAATATTTTTCCTCAGGAATTAAAATCAAAAAAAGAAGTTGCCAAAGATATTATCAACCAAATCATCAATTATTATGAAAAATAAATGGATTTTTAGTGTAATTGTTCTCATCTTTTCAGGAGTATCTTATGCTCAAGAATTGAATTGCAATGTAGTAATCAATCACGACAAATTAGCTCAGTCCAATACTCAAATTTTCAAGGCATTGGAATCTTCTGTGCGTGATTTTATGAACAATACAAAGTTTACTTCGTACGAGTTCGCTACAAATGAAAAAATCGACTGTCAATTGATTTTCAACATTGTAGGCTACGAAAACAATAGCTTTACAACCACATTGACGGTTGGTTCATCACGCCCTATCTACAATAGCAATTACAACTCTCCAGTGTTTTCGTATAGCGAAGAAGGTGTAGTATTTCGTTATATAGAATTTGAACCTATTGTGTATTCCGAAAATGCCTATACCTCTGAATTGGCTGCCCTCCTATCTTTTTATGCCAATCTTTTTATAGGTCTGGATGGAGATACATTTGCTGCTAATGGTGGAACAGAAAATCTGAACAAAGCACGAGCAATCATGCAATTTGCACAGGCAAACGGAGGATCAGGTTGGCAACAAGGTTCATCAACCAACAACAGATATTATTTAATAACTGATATATTATCAACGCAATTTTCGAGTTATCGTCAAGCCTTATATCAATATCATATCAACGGAATCGATTTGTTGGCAAGCGAACCAGAAAGAGCGAAAAAGAATATGAATAACGCATTCAAATTGCTAAACAACAATCACAACACCAGACCAAACAACCTTACTAACCAATTGTTTTTCAATGCAAAAGCAGATGAAATCATCAATATATATTCAGGAGGACCAGAATTTGATAAAAAAGAATTGGTAGAATTATTAAATAAAATCAACCCTGGTAACAGTATGAAATGGTACCGTTTGTAGTGACAAATCG
Coding sequences within it:
- a CDS encoding sodium:solute symporter, which gives rise to MSIIDWSILLITLLFTIIYGTVKSLRNQSINDYVMGDRQTDWFTIGMSVMATQASAITFLSTPGQAYHDGMGFIQFYFGLPLAVIVICVFFVPVYHKLKVYTAYEYLEKRFDKKTRTLASLGFLIQRSIGTGVTIYAPAIILHATLGWNFSLLVLCIGVAITVYTFFGGTKALNITQKQQAFVMFLGLVVIFFYIVFNLSDETDFNNALALANVEGKLNLLDFSFSFTERYTLWNGILGGFFMMLAYFGTDQSQVGRYLSGKSLGHIQKGLVINGLFKIPVQFFILLTGVMIFIFFHYEKAPLHFNPVNTQKVLNSPLQNEYQYMQMQLSYLQDEKKEIATIYSGQLNQGFNNPMLEMKLKMLHNEEKHIREEAKKIIKTVDHQAETNDKDFVFIYYVINYLPIGLVGLLLAIVFSAALSSASAGVYALAYTSSLDLYKSYVPNKSKKHYLKMTRLSVLIWGGLSILAASIINYFENLIQLVNIIGSIFYGSILGVFLIGFFVKYCQAFSVFYAGLFAQIAVIVLFCLNVISYLWLVIFGTLLTMLIALVLEFLRRRIK
- a CDS encoding mechanosensitive ion channel domain-containing protein; protein product: MKEFFIKHTEQFIITAIVIVIYYIIRFLTKKIIDKFATSYHRTDKRSKMIFKYINGMVMFFASTAVLLVWGIEPLKAFTFLSSIIAFVGVALFAQWSVLSNFTAGIIMFFSFPYKIGDRILIHDKDFPFEAIIDDIKTFHTILITDNGERICYPNNLFLQKSVEVKEE
- a CDS encoding Maf family nucleotide pyrophosphatase, which gives rise to MKLKEINQKYTVKLASQSPRRQQFLRDLGVDFQLVKIDIEENYPSHLQKEEITDFLCQLKAEHADFTNENDVIITCDTIVWHDGKALGKPKNADEAFEIISSMSGKTHSVVSSVCMKSKEKIVVFHESTEVSFSQLTDEDIRYYIETYRPFDKAGAYGIQEWIGLIGIEKINGSYTNVVGMPMEKLYKHLINWDK
- a CDS encoding KdsC family phosphatase translates to MSYKHTLNNISTFIFDVDGVLTDGSILVTEEGQLLRSMNIKDGFAIKTAIDKGYTVVIISGGTNEGVRVRLNKLGVQEVHLGVKDKIKVLNEIAEKYKISFDEMLYMGDDIPDIEPMNECALPSCPQDAVAEVKAVAQYISHKEGGKGAVRDVIEQVMKVQGKW
- a CDS encoding Rossmann-like and DUF2520 domain-containing protein, which encodes MKTINLVGYGNVGQHIANMFSHLTDFQLQAVYTRTPIEQENLPFENVLSLDEMPFADLTIISVKDDAIAEISTQLPYKDSLVVHTSGSQPMEILSSKNRKGVWYPLQTFSKEKTINYAEISFFLEVEYERDRQIIEHFTKSISSSYCFLNSQQRKQLHITAVFACNFVNHLWTISEDIASKNQIPFQFLHPLIKETVDKIQYLSPKQAQTGPAVRKDLTVIEKHLQTIENESYKEIYKLLTNSIIQTHEL
- a CDS encoding TlpA family protein disulfide reductase, encoding MLFGKDDSVLDTLFLNENNQFHKCFSDYQEGMYVMKYENFIKYIYFENNDSIYLNANAQDFHNLTSFHGRGNEKNNFLFELFAITFENNNSYQDIFQENYNNFMKSVDSVKLEKEKLYQKRKGEISWNNEFDQYAKALIDYVYFTRLEAYSFIRKRYKHLENDPLPKNYFDFRKKVNFNEEKFSNYLPFTHYLTMLMTSISYEKNVTEPLEKGLLRLQIVDSMIDNQKVKERILSDLAFMYMLEDQNVERNNEFMKHYLSIAKDQLKIDEIENLNKCIASFENHEKLKDFEFRSVEGKSFYLLPTIQKPTLIFFWSSYMLGHLNTSTERIKELKKRHLNLDVVAINVDNDPNVLQKYKGIFQKDFRYIQAKHFNELKKDWVILKLNRAIYIDKDGTVKKGFVNMQKETIQLD
- a CDS encoding metal-dependent hydrolase, with product MDSFTQIVLGASVAYLTLPKQMGKHRLWIGALFGTIPDLDVWIARVFYSDPLTEVMIHRGFSHSIVFFVLLSVFSAYFLRKIVIFHHISFKTLFYSLFVILFTHSLLDIFTTWGTQLFWPFADKLSLHSIFVIDPLYSLPLTFGLWMSIKKTNQTYNRIGLISSTAYLISTLLIQKYIEIKVNDKFTNQKVVSMVAKPTAMNTILWNVIVETDEKFYLTQVHIFDKSIEPFLSFDKNHEYLKEVSLPLKKQLKNITQGQYTVEKSSQGLVVNDMRFGLLKNEESDHQFAFSYLLNEENGIWNVKEQPKKNRDGKELLKKISIRIMNPLK
- a CDS encoding outer membrane protein assembly factor BamD, whose protein sequence is MKKWYAIVLFSAYLVGCNTYQNALKVDDSMYKNEVADQLFEQKKYKKAINLYAQVFSKEKWDQKLASTYYKYGKSLYLVERYELSSAFLKGYNNNFPLSPFREETMYLEAMSDYHLSDDYSQDQSNTIGAIAKFENYLAQFPEGENAEKATQAISELKGKIEKKAYEAAKLYNQIGEYTRDYNAAIVALDNFLLDYPGSKYKEDALFYKFDSGYRLAMNSVQHKKEERLKNAISLYESLISFNESTKYKSQADDMIKRVQNELKQFSK
- a CDS encoding DNA-directed RNA polymerase subunit omega; translation: MNLKKSKAPVNTVTYNRDAVEEATGNIYEAITIIAKRASQINTEIKKELVDKLDEFATYSDSLEEIFENKEQIEVSKYYEKLPKPQALAVEEWLNGEIAYRENKKQ
- the coaBC gene encoding bifunctional phosphopantothenoylcysteine decarboxylase/phosphopantothenate--cysteine ligase CoaBC, translated to MVLSGKKIVLGITGGIAAYKTPILIRQFIKAGAEVKVIMTSAAASFVSPLVLATLSKNDVITDFTSENNDWNNHVELALWADAIIFAPLTLNNLGKMANGLCDEFLQAVYFSAKCPVFFAPAMDLDMYQHPTTEQNINLLKSFGNIEIEAEEGELASGLIGKGRMAEPETIFQSVVDFFTQKQTLTDKHFLITAGPTYEAIDPVRFVGNHSTGKMGYDLALEAANQGAKVILVSGPSYLKINHPNVQLIKIQSAQQMLEICEQNFPTTDVFIAAAAVADYRPKNIATQKIKKNKDSFIIELEKNPDVLATLGNKKTHQFVVGFALETENEIENAKGKIQRKNLDLIVLNSLNDKGAGFGHPTNKVTFIDRKMNIFPQELKSKKEVAKDIINQIINYYEK